In Staphylococcus saccharolyticus, one genomic interval encodes:
- a CDS encoding DUF1643 domain-containing protein yields the protein MNTIKSTIHTEAIFSDDEQHRYLLKKTWDEKKSACTVITMYPHLDGVLSLDLTTVLILNQLANSEQYGAVYLVNLFSNKTPENLKHIKEPYDKHTDIHLMKAISESDTLILAYGAYAKRLVVVERVTQVMEMLKPHKKKVKKLINPATNEIMHPLNPKARQKWTLK from the coding sequence ATGAATACAATAAAAAGTACGATACACACAGAAGCGATTTTTAGCGATGATGAACAACACCGCTACTTGCTCAAAAAGACTTGGGATGAAAAGAAATCAGCATGTACAGTTATAACAATGTATCCTCATTTAGATGGTGTACTATCACTCGATCTTACTACGGTTCTTATTCTTAACCAATTAGCCAACTCTGAACAATATGGCGCTGTATACCTTGTGAATCTATTTTCGAATAAAACGCCTGAAAATCTCAAACATATCAAAGAACCTTACGACAAACACACAGACATTCACTTGATGAAAGCGATTAGTGAAAGTGACACACTGATTCTAGCTTATGGTGCTTATGCGAAGCGGCTAGTTGTCGTCGAACGTGTAACACAAGTGATGGAAATGTTAAAACCTCATAAAAAGAAAGTCAAAAAACTCATTAATCCAGCCACAAATGAAATCATGCATCCGCTTAACCCTAAAGCACGTCAAAAATGGACGTTGAAATAA
- a CDS encoding restriction endonuclease subunit R, whose translation MAYQKIYALEILQQLVELGYERINIHNIESEINECLKELGALKHV comes from the coding sequence ATGGCATATCAAAAGATATACGCATTAGAAATACTTCAACAACTTGTGGAATTAGGCTATGAAAGAATAAATATACATAATATTGAATCAGAAATTAATGAATGTCTAAAAGAACTAGGAGCGTTAAAACATGTCTGA
- a CDS encoding restriction endonuclease subunit S, producing the protein MSEQINTPKLRFPEFNYIWTITSLGNLGIFKKSYSLSRAYEDEGTYHHIHYGDIHSKFPSILNVTNLIPSISEYKDYEEVNKGDLIFEDASEDYKDLGKSILINFDQAKIISGLHTHLFRPNSSIDPKFLLYNTKTNNYLKFIRKQGTGISVLGISKTNLSKYKLYIPSITEQNKISNFFSKLDRQIELEEKKLELLEQQKKGYMQKIFFKS; encoded by the coding sequence ATGTCTGAACAAATAAATACTCCAAAACTAAGATTCCCAGAGTTTAATTATATATGGACTATTACATCTTTAGGTAATTTAGGTATTTTCAAAAAAAGTTATTCTTTATCTAGAGCTTATGAAGATGAAGGTACATATCATCATATTCATTATGGAGACATACATAGTAAATTCCCTTCAATATTAAATGTTACTAATTTAATACCTTCAATTAGCGAATATAAAGACTATGAAGAAGTTAATAAAGGTGATTTAATTTTTGAGGATGCCTCTGAAGATTATAAGGATTTAGGAAAAAGTATATTGATAAATTTTGATCAAGCAAAAATAATATCAGGTCTTCATACACATTTGTTTCGACCTAACAGCTCAATTGATCCAAAATTTTTACTCTATAATACTAAAACAAATAATTATCTAAAATTTATTCGAAAGCAAGGTACAGGTATTTCTGTATTAGGTATTTCTAAAACAAATCTATCCAAATATAAGCTTTATATTCCATCAATTACTGAACAAAATAAAATTAGTAATTTCTTTAGCAAACTCGACCGCCAGATTGAGTTAGAAGAAAAGAAATTAGAATTGTTAGAGCAACAAAAGAAAGGATATATGCAAAAGATTTTTTTCAAGAGTTAA
- a CDS encoding MBL fold metallo-hydrolase, which yields MSRLIRMSVLASGSTGNATYVESEKGRLLVDVGLTGKKMEELFSQIDRNIKDLNGILVTHEHIDHIKGLGVLARKYKLPIYANENTWKAIENKDSRIPMDQKFIFNPYETKFLAGFDIESFNVSHDAIDPQFYIFHNNYKKFTMITDTGYVSDRMKGMIQGSDVFMFESNHDVDMLRMCRYPWKTKQRILSDMGHVSNEDAGLAMSDVITGNTKRIYLSHLSQDNNMKDLARMSVGQVLNEHDIDTEKEVLLCDTDKAQATPIYTL from the coding sequence AGGTAACGCCACTTACGTAGAAAGTGAGAAAGGTAGACTACTTGTCGATGTAGGTTTAACTGGTAAGAAAATGGAAGAGTTATTCAGCCAAATCGACAGAAATATTAAGGATTTAAATGGTATATTAGTGACACACGAACACATCGACCATATTAAAGGTCTTGGTGTCTTAGCACGTAAATATAAACTTCCAATATATGCGAATGAGAATACATGGAAAGCGATAGAGAATAAAGATAGTCGTATTCCAATGGATCAGAAATTCATTTTTAATCCATATGAAACGAAATTTCTTGCAGGATTCGATATAGAATCATTTAACGTGTCACATGACGCGATTGATCCACAATTCTACATCTTCCATAATAACTATAAGAAATTCACAATGATTACTGACACAGGCTACGTCTCAGACCGTATGAAGGGTATGATTCAAGGTAGTGATGTCTTTATGTTTGAAAGTAATCACGATGTCGATATGTTACGCATGTGTCGTTATCCATGGAAGACGAAACAACGTATTTTAAGTGATATGGGTCACGTATCCAATGAAGACGCAGGTCTCGCAATGAGTGATGTCATTACAGGTAATACGAAACGTATATACCTCTCTCATTTATCTCAAGACAATAATATGAAAGACCTCGCACGCATGAGTGTTGGTCAAGTGCTCAATGAACACGATATAGACACAGAGAAAGAAGTATTGCTCTGCGATACCGATAAAGCACAAGCCACACCGATTTATACATTATAA
- a CDS encoding recombinase family protein yields MKDLKKKRIGLYTRVSTEMQTDGYSIQGQLNQLKKYCQFQGYKVVDEYTDRGISGKTTQRPELQRMLKDAKEDKLDCIMVYKTNRLARNTSDLLSIVERLYKLNVEFFSLTEKIEIATSTGKLMLQILASFSEFERNTIVENVYNGQRQRTIEGYYQGNLPLGYDKIPDSKKELIINQHEANIVKYIFESYAKGHGYRKIANALNHKFTVKGQILLTGIVKCPKCGAAMAASNTTNTLKNGTKKRIRYYSCSNFRNKGSKVCSANSVRADILEKYVMNRILEVIKSKNALKQLVEKVNKRSQIDKSSLNHDIAYKQSHYEDVKSKMNTLTKTIQDNPDLDSILKPTILNYQAELNQLKDQIGQLEQDKQAETPSYDAEIIANVLQAIFKDINKLEKSQLKSLYLTVIDRIDIRKDKHHKKQFYVTLKLNNNIIKQLFDNHTLDEVPFSTSSLFLPQTLYLTI; encoded by the coding sequence GTGAAAGATTTAAAGAAAAAACGTATTGGATTATATACACGTGTATCAACTGAAATGCAGACCGATGGCTATAGTATTCAAGGTCAGTTAAATCAGCTCAAAAAATATTGTCAATTTCAAGGTTATAAAGTCGTTGATGAATATACCGACCGTGGCATATCCGGTAAAACAACTCAACGTCCTGAATTACAACGTATGTTGAAAGATGCGAAAGAAGATAAATTAGACTGTATTATGGTGTACAAAACCAATCGCTTAGCCAGAAACACCTCAGATTTATTAAGTATTGTTGAAAGATTATATAAACTTAATGTGGAATTTTTTAGTCTAACTGAAAAAATAGAAATTGCCACGTCTACAGGTAAGTTAATGCTTCAAATTCTTGCCAGTTTCTCTGAGTTTGAAAGAAATACGATTGTAGAAAACGTATATAATGGTCAAAGGCAACGAACGATTGAAGGATATTACCAAGGTAATTTACCTCTAGGCTATGATAAAATACCTGACAGTAAAAAAGAGTTAATAATCAATCAACATGAAGCGAATATCGTCAAATATATCTTTGAATCCTATGCCAAAGGTCACGGTTATCGTAAGATAGCGAACGCATTAAACCACAAGTTCACGGTAAAGGGACAAATCCTACTGACTGGGATTGTAAAGTGCCCAAAATGTGGCGCAGCAATGGCTGCAAGCAATACGACTAATACGTTAAAAAATGGGACTAAGAAGAGAATCAGATACTATTCATGTAGTAATTTCCGTAATAAAGGATCAAAAGTTTGTTCGGCCAATAGCGTTAGAGCAGATATATTGGAGAAGTATGTTATGAATCGGATATTAGAAGTGATCAAAAGTAAAAACGCATTGAAACAATTGGTTGAAAAGGTAAATAAACGAAGCCAAATAGATAAATCGTCTTTGAATCATGACATCGCTTATAAACAATCACACTACGAAGATGTGAAATCGAAAATGAATACATTGACGAAAACCATTCAAGATAACCCTGACTTAGATAGTATATTAAAACCAACGATACTTAATTATCAAGCTGAATTGAATCAACTTAAAGACCAAATTGGTCAATTAGAACAAGACAAACAAGCTGAAACTCCTTCTTATGATGCAGAAATTATAGCTAACGTACTACAAGCAATATTCAAAGACATTAATAAATTAGAGAAATCACAGTTGAAATCATTGTATCTAACGGTCATCGATCGTATTGATATCCGAAAAGATAAACATCATAAGAAACAGTTCTATGTTACACTCAAACTGAATAATAATATTATTAAACAATTATTTGATAATCATACCCTTGACGAAGTGCCCTTTAGCACTTCGTCTTTATTTTTGCCCCAAACATTATATCTTACTATTTAG
- a CDS encoding DUF960 family protein, whose translation MKINRYITRGGSEDLSLDLQILLWNMVKERDNQKHTDYLHIFILQEDNNILSVTHEQEQPAYKVEYHYTNYVKNQNTLPKKVYVIREDDVDAFYYVMLLPEEY comes from the coding sequence ATGAAAATTAATCGATACATTACAAGAGGGGGTAGTGAAGATCTATCTCTAGACCTTCAAATCTTACTTTGGAATATGGTAAAAGAACGGGACAATCAAAAGCACACAGATTACTTACACATATTTATATTGCAAGAAGATAATAATATACTCTCAGTCACACATGAACAAGAACAACCCGCATACAAAGTGGAATATCACTATACAAACTATGTAAAAAATCAAAATACATTACCTAAGAAAGTCTATGTTATTCGTGAAGATGACGTAGACGCTTTTTATTATGTGATGCTTTTACCAGAAGAATACTAA
- a CDS encoding restriction endonuclease subunit S — translation MKKLSNIADIIGGGTPSTKKSEYWDGDINWFSPVEIGDQEFVSTSQRRITEKGLEKSSAKMLPRGTVLFTSRAGIGKTAILSKEATTNQGFQSIVPKENDLDSYFLYSMTSILKRNAEKVGAGSTFSEVSKKQMEQIKLLIPILKEQKQIGRLFQMINRKINKQLHKIELLKHRKKGLLQKMFI, via the coding sequence ATGAAGAAGTTAAGCAATATTGCTGATATTATAGGTGGAGGAACACCGAGTACTAAAAAAAGTGAATATTGGGATGGCGATATAAATTGGTTTTCGCCAGTTGAAATAGGAGATCAGGAATTTGTAAGTACTAGTCAAAGAAGAATAACTGAAAAAGGACTAGAAAAAAGTTCAGCAAAGATGCTTCCAAGAGGCACAGTGTTATTTACTTCAAGAGCAGGCATAGGAAAAACAGCTATACTTTCTAAAGAAGCGACTACTAATCAAGGATTTCAATCAATAGTGCCAAAAGAGAACGATTTAGATTCATATTTTTTATATTCAATGACGAGTATTTTAAAAAGAAATGCTGAAAAAGTAGGAGCAGGATCAACATTTTCTGAAGTGTCAAAAAAACAAATGGAACAAATAAAGTTATTAATTCCAATATTAAAGGAACAAAAACAAATAGGACGATTGTTTCAGATGATTAATAGAAAGATTAATAAGCAGTTACATAAAATTGAATTATTAAAACATCGTAAGAAAGGTTTACTACAAAAAATGTTCATTTGA
- the rlmH gene encoding 23S rRNA (pseudouridine(1915)-N(3))-methyltransferase RlmH: protein MKITILSVGKLKEKYWKQAIAEYEKRLGPYTKIELIEVTDEKAPENMSEKEIEQVKEKEGQRLLAKIKSQSTVITLEIKGKQLSSEQLSKELQTRMTQGQSDFTFVIGGSNGLHQDVLQRSNYALSFSNMTFPHQMMRVILIEQIYRAFKIMCGEAYHK from the coding sequence ATGAAAATTACAATCCTGTCAGTAGGAAAACTAAAAGAAAAATATTGGAAGCAAGCCATTGCAGAATATGAAAAACGACTAGGTCCTTATACAAAAATTGAATTAATAGAAGTAACAGATGAAAAAGCACCAGAAAATATGAGTGAAAAAGAAATAGAACAAGTAAAAGAAAAAGAAGGACAACGATTACTCGCTAAAATTAAATCACAATCAACAGTGATAACATTAGAAATTAAAGGTAAACAACTGTCATCAGAACAACTCTCCAAAGAACTCCAAACACGCATGACACAAGGACAAAGCGACTTTACATTTGTCATAGGTGGATCTAATGGCTTACATCAAGACGTCTTACAACGCAGCAACTACGCTTTATCATTTAGCAACATGACCTTCCCACACCAAATGATGCGCGTCATACTTATCGAACAGATTTATCGAGCATTTAAAATTATGTGCGGTGAAGCATATCATAAGTGA
- a CDS encoding DUF2992 family protein translates to MKLTIFHDGQFFVGLVEYKQQQKSTFAKYTFGSEPDSETIFKFINQHLLKLINTSKVSTKSKKPKNKINPKKLQRKVAKDQKKYPITTQSQQALKKEQELKKKLSKTKNKLQKEADKKRKRKIKVIKAKEKHKGH, encoded by the coding sequence ATGAAACTCACGATTTTTCATGATGGTCAATTTTTTGTAGGGTTAGTTGAATACAAGCAGCAACAAAAATCCACTTTTGCAAAGTATACGTTTGGATCAGAACCTGATAGTGAAACTATTTTTAAGTTTATTAACCAACACTTATTAAAGTTGATTAATACTAGTAAAGTGTCAACCAAAAGTAAGAAGCCTAAGAATAAAATTAATCCTAAAAAATTACAGCGTAAAGTTGCAAAAGATCAAAAGAAATATCCGATAACAACACAATCTCAACAGGCTTTAAAAAAAGAACAAGAGCTTAAGAAGAAATTATCTAAAACGAAAAACAAGCTCCAAAAAGAAGCAGATAAAAAAAGAAAGCGAAAAATTAAAGTGATAAAGGCTAAAGAAAAACATAAAGGTCATTAA
- a CDS encoding SAUGI family uracil-DNA glycosylase inhibitor has product MKTITQELKQYMTRLFQLSNNETWEREALEEAAENILPTRFVEHSPITHLTLETYTYYNDELHELSIYPFLMYANNQLISIDYLDHFDMDFLYLTDTKSILIDERHLLKKGGNDHE; this is encoded by the coding sequence ATGAAAACCATTACTCAAGAACTCAAACAATATATGACGCGCTTATTTCAACTTTCTAATAACGAAACATGGGAACGTGAAGCGTTAGAAGAAGCAGCAGAAAATATTCTCCCTACTCGTTTTGTAGAGCATTCTCCTATTACTCATCTCACACTTGAAACCTATACCTACTATAACGATGAGCTACATGAGCTAAGTATCTATCCATTTCTTATGTACGCCAATAACCAACTCATCAGTATTGATTATCTGGATCATTTTGATATGGATTTTCTGTACCTCACTGATACTAAAAGTATACTTATCGATGAACGTCATTTACTAAAAAAAGGAGGGAATGACCATGAATAA